Proteins from a genomic interval of Staphylococcus debuckii:
- the nreC gene encoding nitrate respiration regulation response regulator NreC (Involved in the regulation of the the nitrate reductase operon narGHJI) encodes MKIVIADDHAVVRTGFSMILNFQEDMEVVDTAAEGVEAYQKVMQHHPDVLIMDLSMPPGESGLIATSKIVESFPDTKILILTMYDDEEYLFHVLRNGAKGYILKNAPDEQLVSAVRTVYRGDTYIDPKMTTSLVNEFVNSTGQDAKNTNDPFRILSKRELEILPLIAKGYGNKEIAEKLFVSVKTVEAHKTHIMQKLNLKSKPELVEYALKKKLLDF; translated from the coding sequence TTGAAGATAGTGATTGCAGATGATCATGCAGTAGTAAGAACCGGCTTCTCTATGATTTTGAATTTTCAAGAGGACATGGAAGTAGTCGACACTGCTGCTGAAGGTGTGGAAGCTTACCAAAAAGTAATGCAGCACCATCCGGATGTTTTAATTATGGACTTAAGCATGCCTCCAGGAGAATCAGGACTGATTGCTACAAGTAAGATTGTAGAAAGCTTTCCTGATACAAAGATTTTAATTTTAACGATGTATGATGATGAAGAATATTTATTTCATGTTTTGCGTAATGGCGCTAAAGGTTATATTTTGAAAAATGCGCCTGATGAGCAGCTAGTTTCTGCTGTGCGTACAGTTTATCGTGGCGATACGTATATTGACCCTAAAATGACAACCTCATTAGTCAATGAATTCGTGAACAGTACTGGGCAAGATGCTAAAAATACGAACGATCCATTTCGAATCTTGTCAAAACGTGAATTAGAAATTCTGCCTTTAATTGCTAAAGGATATGGAAATAAAGAAATCGCCGAAAAACTATTTGTATCAGTGAAAACAGTAGAAGCACATAAAACACATATTATGCAGAAATTAAATTTAAAATCAAAGCCAGAACTGGTAGAGTATGCTTTGAAGAAAAAACTGTTAGATTTCTGA